In Mycolicibacterium lutetiense, the sequence GCAGCCGATGTACGACGCCCACCACTTCGCACCCGCAGTGATCGACGGCGATCACCTGCGCTGCTCCGGGATGATGGGCCTCCGGCCGGACCTGACCCTGCCGGCGGAGCCGCTGGCACAGTTCACGCTGGCGTTCGAGAACCTGCGCGGGCTGCTGGCGGAGGCGGGACTGACGTTCGCCGATGTCGTCGACATCACCAGCTATCACGTCGGCCTGCAGCAACACATACAGGCGTTCGGTGCGGTCAAGGACCAGTTCGTGGCTGCGCCGTTCCCGGCCTGGACCGCGGTCGGCGTCACCGAGCTGGCCATGGGCGCGCTGGTCGAGATCAAGATCGTCGCGCGGGTGCGCTGACACTCGACCCCGACATCGCCGGCATGTTGCACAGCCCAATTTCGTAGGGCACCAGCGTCCATTCGCCTCGCAAATTGGGTCACGGGCGCGCGATCACGCTCTTATAGGGTCATTGACATTGCTGGCCTGGTGATTGATGGAGGGGTTCAATGACCTACCCGCCCTCGGGGTTTCCGCCACCGTCCGGACCGTATTCGGCCCCGGACCCGTTCCAGGGGATGTCTCCACCGGCGTACCCCAACCCCTTCCAACAGGCGGGCCCGCCACCGTGGGCCCCCAACCCGTACGGGGCCGGCGCCTGGCAGGCGCCCGTGTTCCAGGCCGGGTACGGACAGGCTCCTCCGCCACCGGTACCCCCGAGGGGCAACAAGTGGTGGCTCGTGATCACGGTGGTGGTTGCCGTGGTCATTGCGGCCGCAGGCACCGGAACACTGCTGTGGTGGCTGAACGCCAGAGGCGGCGAAAGCGGCGGTGGGGATACCACGCTCTCAGCCGCATCGCCGCTTCCGACGTCGGTCCCGCCGTTGGGCGCCCTTCGACCGCCACGCGATCAACTGGTGCCCTCGCTCGAAAAGCCACTCGAGAAACCACGCTGGAGCTACAAGCCGGACAGCTTCAGAACCAGCATATTGGGCGGCGACGCCTACACAGTCGTGGTCAGTGTTGACAACTACCAACAGAACAAAGGTGTGCTCGCGGTGGACGCTGGGAACGGCCAGCCACGGTGGCCGAAGCCGGTGATGCCGGCCAGCCTGGCGGGCAGCAGCCTCAACAACATGTTCTCGGAATGCGTGATTGACCGGGCGGCCACGACCATCGGGTGTGCCTTCAGTGACGGTGTCCAATCCACCGACAGAGGCATCGTGCTCGTTTTTTTCGACACGGCAACCGGCGCCGAGAAGAACAGCACGAAGGTGCCCGGGACCTACTGGGGAGAAATCCGAGGTATGTACAGCGCCGGCGACGGGTTCGTCGTCGTGCTCGAAGATGAGGTGGTGGGCTACCGAGCAGACGCCTCGGTGGGTTGGCGCACCCCCAACAAGCAAGTGGATCCGAGGTCGACCGGTCACAAGAATGTGGCAGTTTACGGCGATCAGGGCATCGTCGTACTCCTGGACGGCCGGGTGCTCGACGCCAGTACCGGAAACCCCATCGTCCAAGGTGGCAGCGCTGTTGGAAGCGCTGCCTTCGCGTCGGGGTTTGGGTTGGCAGACGGACAGACGTTCGATTTCTATGATTTCGGCGGTACCAAGACAGCATCTTTCCCGAGTGAGGGCTTCACGTTTGTCGACGGGTTCGGAACCAACGGCCACCGCTGGTCGGTCGGCCTGAATCTGCAAACCTCCGGATCATCGGGCCTCTACTACCCATTGGCCTACAACGAGGCCAGCGGCGACCTGCGTGCCTTCGACCCGGCATCCGGCCGCGCCTTGTGGACCCGGCACGTTGGTCAGGACGGAACGCGCAGCATCGCGGCCTACGGCAACGGGACCACGTGTTTCATCCTCCTACGTGATGACAGTGCGGTGCGGGTGAAGGTGCAGACGTGTGAGACCGACAGTGACAACCCGTTTGTGGAGGCACCGACGGACGTCAGCGTCGGCACGTACCTCAGGTTCCTCGGGTCCGACGGTCAACGCATGCTGTTCGGTACTTACACCGAACACAACGACGAAGTACACAACGACGAAGTTGTGGCGATTGACGGGACAACGGGACAAGAGGTGTGGCGGAAGTCCGGCGTTTCCAACTTGGCGCTGTCACTGTGGGCAGGTGGTGGGCTGTACTCCACGTACGACGGGTTGTTCCGCTGGTTCTGACCCACACCGACTTCCCTGCCGAGCAGACGCTGCGGTACCCGAAACCGCGCGAATTGGGGTACCTCCGCGTCTGCTCGCGGAGAAACTAGGATGTGCAAGTATGCCGGTTGACCGCCTCCTGCCCACGGACGACGCTCGCGACCTCATCGCGCTGACCCGCGATGTCGCCGACAAGGTGCTCGACCCGATCGTCGACGAGTACGAGCGCGACGAGAAATATCCCGAGGGCGTCATGGCCCAACTCGGGGCGGCGGGGCTGCTGAGCCTGCCGCAGCCCGAACAGTGGGGTGGCGGTGGCCAGCCATACGAGGTCTACCTGCAGGTACTTGAGGAGATCGCCGCACGGTGGGCCGCGATCGGCGTCGCGGTCAGCGTGCACAGCCTCTCGTCGCACCCGCTGCTGGCCTACGGCACCGAGGAGCAGAAGAAACGCTGGCTGCCGGGCATGCTCTCGGGTGAGCAGATCGGCGCCTACAGCCTGTCCGAGCCGCAGGCCGGCTCCGATGCCGCGGCACTGAACTGCAAGGCCACCCGTGACGGCGACGCCTACCTCCTCAACGGGTCGAAGGCGTGGATCACCCACGGCGGAAAGGCCGATTTTTACACCTTGTTCGCCCGTACCGGTGAGGGCAGTAAGGGCATCTCGTGCTTCCTTGTCCCCGCCGATCTCGACGGCCTGAGTTTCGGTAAGCCCGAGGAGAAGATGGGCCTGCACGCGGTGCCCACCACCTCGGCGTTCTACGACAACGCCCGCCTGCCCGCCGACCGGCTGATCGGCACCGAAGGCCAGGGCCTTTCGATCGCCTTCTCAGCGCTGGACTCCGGCCGTCTCGGCATCGCCGCGGTCGCGGTCGGTATCGCGCAGGCCGCCCTGGACCAAGCCGTGCGGTACGCCAATGAGCGAACCACGTTCGGCCGCAAGATCATCGACCATCAGGGGCTCGGCTTCCTGCTGGCCGACATGGCCGCCGCGGTGGTCAGCGCACGGGCCACCTACGTCGACGCCGCGCGCAGACGGGATCAAGGCCTGCCCTACTCGACCCAGGCCAGCGTCGCGAAACTGATCGCCACCGACGCCGCGATGAAGGTCACCACCGATGCCGTGCAGGTGTTCGGCGGCGTCGGCTATACCCGCGACTTCCGCGTCGAGCGGTTCATGCGCGAAGCCAAGATCACCCAGATCTTCGAAGGCACCAATCAGATTCAGCGCCTGGTCATCTCGCGGGGGCTGGGGTCTTGAGGAACGGCGTCACCGCGGCCAGGAACTGATCGGGCTGCTCGACCATCGGCGTATGCCCGGAGCCCTTGATCACCACCGGCGGTAACCCGGCCGCGGTGTAGCGCTCCACATTGGACGCCGTCGGGGTCAGCACATCCTCATCGCCCCACAGCACCAGCACCGGCTTACCCAGTGCAGCAAGGGTTTCCACTGTCGGGTGCGGACCTTCGGTGGAGTCACACAACCCGGTGTAGGTGAGGCGCTCCAGCGAGCGGTGCGCGTAGTCGGGCACCGGGTAGTCCGCGGCAAACCCTGTCTGCAGCGAACCCTCGCTGATCACGTCGACGCCGCGGGCAAGGTCCATCGCCGGTCCGATCACCGGCCAGCACACCATCTTGCCCAACAGCGGCATGGTGACCAGATCATCGGCGGCCGGGGTATCCGAGACCACGACCCGCTCGACCAGATCGGGATACTGCCGGGCCAGTTCGGCCGAGACCGCTCCACCCATCGAATGCCCGACCAGCACCGCGCGCCGCACACCGAGCGCAACCAGCGCGTTGTGCACCGCCGTGGCCTGCTCGGCCGAGTGATAGGCGGCACCGTCGCTGGGCGCCTCCGAGCCACCGTGACCGACCAGATCGATCGCGATCACCCGCTGATCGCGGGCCAGCTGCGGGGCCACCGATTCCCACCACTCGATCGAGGCCGAGTACCCGTGCAGCAACACCACCGCACGCTCCCCCGGCGGCCCGTACTCCCGCACGTTGAGGTCCGGACCGTCCAGTTCCAGCACGTGCCCGCCCGCGAACGGCTCAGCCTGGCGATGCTCCTTGGTCACCACCAGTTCGTTCAGCAGCAACGCCGCCACGACCAGCAGCAGCACGCCCAGGGCGATGCGCAATTTCATGCTGCGCACGGTAACGCCGCGTCGTCGGTGTTGACCAGCCATTTTCCCCGGTGGTATCCGGTGCAGCGAACGGCCTCATAATGGCAGGTGCCATGACTGCACCCGCCCACTCCGCCACCGCCCCCCGGCACCGTATGCCGAACCGGGGCGTGCGCGCCGCCCGACGCGTCGCTGTCGGCCTGACAGCGGTGGCGGTGCTGGCCGGCACGGGCGCCGGCTGGGTGACCTATCACGGGGCGCTGGACGGCATCACCACGTCCAACGCACTGGAAGGCGGCCCGGTCTCCGCCGGGGATACCGAGAACATCCTGATCATGGGGCTGGACAGCAGGCTGGATCAGCACGGCAACCCGCTGCCCGAGGACATCTACGAGGCCTTGCACGCCGGTGACGAAACCGTCGGCGGCTACAACGCCAACGTGCTCATCGTGGTGCATCTGCCCGGCGACGGCGGCCCGGCCACCGCGTTCTCCATTCCCCGCGACGACTACGTCGAGCTGGCCGGCTGCGACGTCGACCCGTGCAAGGGCAAGGTCAAGCAGGCCTACGGCTGGGCCTATCAGCGCGAGATGGAAACTTTGGAGTCTTCGTCGTCCGAAGACCCGTCGGCGAACGAGCAGCAGGCCCGTGAGGCCGGACGCCGGGCCCAGATCGCCACCGTGCGCAACCTGCTCGGCATTCCCATCGACCATTTCGTCGAGGTCACGCTCGGCGCGTTCTTCCAGATCGCCAAGGCCGTGGCGCCGATCACGGTGTGTCTCAACGCCGATACCTCCGACCCCTACTCGGGGGCCGACTTCCGTCAGGGTGTGCAGCAGATCGACGCCGCGCAGGCGATGGCCTTCGTGCGTCAGCGCCGCGACGTCAACGACGAGAACTTCACCGACCTCGACCGCACCCGGCGCCAACAGGCATTCATCGCTGCGCTGGTGTCGGCCCTGGGTAAGAGCGGCGCCCTCTCCAGTCCCACCATGCTGCGCGATCTGCTCAATGTCACCAAGCAGAACGTCGCGCTCGATTCCGGCTTCGACCTGGCCAACTTCGCCAGCCGCGCCTCGGCACTGACCGGCGAGCCGCCGACGCTCTACACCCTGCCGATCAAGGAGTTCGGCCAGAACTCGCTGGGCGAGGACATCAACCTCGTGGATGTGCCGACGATCCGCAAGATCGTGCATGACCTCGTCTCCAAGGATGACGCCACGTCGTCATCGGCACCCACCGCGCCGGCGCATGTGCTCGAAGGCCATGGTGCGGTGCTCGACGTGATCAATGCCTCCACCTACACGGGGCTCGCGGCGCAACTCGAAATCACTTTTGCTGCAAATGGATTCACCGAGGGCCAGGTCGGCGATGCCGAATCTCTGGCCGCCGTCACCACCATCGGCTACGGGACCGGCGCCGAGGCGGCCGCCCAGTCGCTGGCCGACGAACTGGGCGTAATCGCCACCCCTTCATCCGAGGTGACTGCGGGGACGGTAAAGCTGACCCTCGGCACCGACTTTCCCGGCGAGGAGTACCTCACCGGATCGAGCGAGTCGTCCTCGAGCACGTCCTCAGACGAGTCGGATTCGACCTGGGATTCGACGTGGGAGTCCACCAGTGAGTCGACGGAGGAGACCACGCCCAGTACCCCGGTGACGACCGTGGCCGCGACCGCGACCGGCACCAAGTCCGCGGCGCCCACCGATCTGAGCCAGATGAAGGTCTCCGGTATTCCCTGCGTGAAATAGCCGCGGCTACAGCGTGACCCGGACCTGGGTGCCGAACCCGGCCTCCGAGCTGATCGCCATCGACCCGCCCATGGCATCGATACGAACCTGCAGCGAGGCCAGCCCGATGTGCCCCTCGGCGACGGCCGCGGCCAATGCCGACGGATCGAATCCGCTACCGTTGTCGGCCACGGTCAGCACGACGCGCTCCCCGGAACGGTAGAGACCGACCGAGATCGCGGTCGCCCCGGCATGTTTGTTGATGTTGGCCAGCAATTCACGGGCTGCGCGGTACAGCAGTGCCTGCCCAACGGGGCGCCCGACGTCCTCCAGATCCGCCCGCACGGTCAGATCGGGACGGGTCTCGTACTGGCGCAACAGTTCCCGCACGGCCGGGGTGAGCCCCAACTGAGCCAATACCTGGGGATGCAGCGCAGTGACCGTGGAACGCAGTCCGACCGCGGTCTCCTGCAACGCCGCGTGCACCCGGTCCAGGCCGGGATCTGCGATGCGTTCGCGGATCTCATCGAGGTCCAGGCGCGCGGCCAGCAGGGTCTGCAACGGCCCGTCGTGAAGATGTTCGGCCAGCTCGGCATTGCGCAGGTCGTCGGCCCGGGTGGATTCCGACACCAGCTGGCGGCGCACCTCCATCAACGTCCGCACCCGCGCCGAGCGGCGCGCCAGCACAAACGACAGCGCGGTCGACGCCACCGCCAGCCAGGCCAGAAAGCCCACGTGCATGTAGACGATGTCGGGCAGACCGACGTTGTCGTCGCGCTCGGAGTACAAGATCCACACCGCCAGGTATCCCAGTGCAGTGCTGACGCCGAGCAGCGCGGTCAGCCACGGACGGTCTTGGAACGCAACGGAGATGGGCAACAGGAAGAACACCGGCAGCAGCGCCGCGGTGGCCCCGCCCGACACCGCGCACAAGGCGACCAGCACCAGCACATCGACTGCGGTGGAGGCCCACTCCGCCCACCCCGGCATGGGCCCGCGGAACACCACCACCAGCCAGAGCACCGCGACGGCGGCGTACACGCTCAGGATCACCGCGTACAGGACGGGCAACCAGTGGTCGACATCCCACACCGAGACCAGCACCACGATCAGGCCGATCAGCGGAAGCCGCAGCAGCGCCGAGACGCGGACCGGTTGGTTGGTGAAGAACTCGACGACGCGCCCGCCTGCCATGTCAGTCCAGCAGCCGGCGGCGCATCGCCTCCGCGACTGCCGCGCCCCGGTCACTCACGCCCAGCTTCTCGTAGAGGCGTTGCACATGGGTCTTCACCGTCGACGGGGCCAGGAAAAGCTCCTTGGCCATCGCCGGGATGGACTGGCCCTTGGCGATCAGGTTGAGCACCTCGCGCTCGCGCGGGCTGAGCGCGGGGACGTCGGGTTCATTGCGACGACGGATCTCGCCGGCCAGCCCAGCCGCCAGGTTCGGGTCGAGTACGTCTCGGCCCTTGGCGCAGGACAGCACCGCGTTCACCAGCTCGCTGCGGGTGGACTCCTTGGACAGGAATCCGGCCGCGCCCTGCTGCAGCGCGGTGTACACGATTGCGGACTCGTCATGCGCGGAGACCAGCAACACCCGGGTGGGCAACTCGTCACGGCTGACCGCGGCGGCCACCTGGGCCCCGTCGAGTTGTGGCATCCGGTAATCCAGCAGGGCGACCTCCGGCTGGTGGGTCCTGATCAATTCCAGTGCGTCGGCGCCGTTGTCGGCCTCGGCCACCACGTCGATCTCGCCGCTGGAGGTCAAGGCACGCACCACACCCTCGCGAAACATCGGATGGTCATCACCCACGACCACCCGCACCTTTTCGGCCATGCGCCACAGCATGGCACAGCGCGGGTCGGTGATCAGCGCGTTTAGAGTCGGCGGTATGCATCTGGACGAGCTGCAGTGGTTCGTCGTGCTCGCCGAAACCGAGCACGTCACCGACGCCGCAGCCGAACTCGGCATCAGCCAGCCCACCCTGTCGCGTGCACTGGCCCGGCTCGAGGAGCAGGTGGGGGTTCCGCTGTTCGATCGGGTGAACCGGCGGCTTCGGCTCAACGCCTACGGGCACATACTGTTGGAGCACGCCCGCCGCAGTATCAGTGAAATCCGTTCGGCTACCGACAGAATTGCCGAGTTGCGTGATCCCGATACCGGGACGGTGCGGCTGGCCTTCCTGCATTCGCAGGCCGGCTGGTACGTGCCGGATCTGTTGCGCCGGTTCCGGACCGAGGCCCCGCTGGTGCGCTTCGAGCTGTTCCAGGGCGCGGCCCACGAGATCGTCGAACGCCTGGCCGGCGGCGAGGCCGACCTGGCGATCACCTCGCCGCGGCCGGACGGATACCGCTGGCGCGGGCTGTACATGGAACGGTTGTGCCTGGCAGTGCCGCGCGAGCACCGGTTCGCTCGCCGATCCAAGATCCGGCTGGCCGACGCCGGAGCCGAGCCCTTCGTCGCTCTGGCACCCGACTTCGGGTTGCGTCAGCTCACCGACGAACTGTGTGCCGAGGCCGGTATCTCGCCGCCGGTGGTGTTCGAGGCCATGGAGATCCCGACCATGGAGGGGCTGGTGGCCGCGGGTTTCGGCGTCGCGGTCGTCCCGGTGCCCCGGCCCGAACGCGCCGAACCGGGCGCCGCGTACGTGCCGCTGTCGGAAAGTTCGGCCAAACGCCAGATCGGGCTGACCTGGAACGCCGACCGCCCGCTGCCGCCCGCCGCGGCGCGTCTGGCCGAGTTCATCATGCAAAATGTTCATGAGCTTGACTAAAGTCATGCATTGGACACATCTTGGCCGGAGTCCTACCGTCGGCTGAGTGTCCTCCTCCCTGACCTCCGTTGACTGGCAGGGACATTCCCGTGGCTCGACCGAGTACCGGCGACTGCTGGCCGCATTGTTCTGCGCCGGGGTCGCCACCTTCGCGCAGTTGTACTCCCCGCAGGCCGTACTCCCGCTGATCGCCCAGGACATGGGCACCGGCGCCGCCCACGCCGCACTGATCATCTCGGCGGCCACCGTCGGCCTGGCGTTGGGCGTGATCCCGTGGTCGGCCCTGGCCGACCGCATCGGCCGCGTCCAGGCCATGACGATATCCATTACCGCGGCAACGATTCTCGGCTTGATCGTGCCCCTGGCGCCGGGGGCTGCGCTCCTGCTGTCCGGCCGGTTCCTCGAAGGGCTGATGCTGGGCGGGGTGCCCGCCGTGGCAATCGCGTATCTCACCGAGGAGATCGACGCCGGGCACGCCGCCCGCGCGGCAGGCACCTACGTCGCAGGCACCACCATCGGCGGGCTGGCCGGCCGCCTGGTCACCGGACCGATCGCCGAGTTCGCCGGATGGCGCGTCGGCGTGCTCGTGGTCGCGGCGCTGTGCGGCCTGTCGGCGTTCGCGTTCGTCAAACTCGCCCCACCTGCGCGGGGCTTCACCCCGGCCCGCACCCGCAACCTGGGCCGTCGACTGGCCGAGAACCTGCGCTCACCGCGTCAGCTCGTGCTCTACAGCCAGGGCTTCCTGCTGATGGGCGGGTTCGTGGCGATGTACAACTTTCTTGGTTTCCGGTTGATGGCCGCGCCGTTCAACCTGCCGCAGACCGTGGTCAGCTTGGTGTTCCTGGCGTATCTGGCCGGCACCTGGGCCTCGGCTCGGGCCGGCGCCGAAGCCACCCGGATCGGCCGCAAAACCGTGCTGCTCGGCTCGATCGCCACGATGATCGCCGGCGTCGCGATCACCCTGGCCGACAATGTCTTCCTGGTGCTGATCGGGCTCCTGATCGCCACCGCCGGGTTCTTCGGCGCGCACGCCATCGCCTCAGGCTGGGTCGGCGCCGCTGCCGGTGACGGCAGGGCCCAGGCGTCCTCGCTGTACAACCTCTTCTATTACGCGGGATCCAGTGTCATCGGCTGGGTCGGCGGCCTGGCCTTCGACTCCGCGGGTTGGCCGGCGGTGGCCGGCACCGTGATGGGCCTCGCCGTGGTCTCCGGGGTGTTGGCCTTGACGCTCACCGCGCGCGGCGAGCCGCGCACCTACCAGAGCTCGATATCGCGGCCGTACTCCGCCTCCGGGCGCGGGCCGAAGTAACGCCGCTGCGACTCGTCGATCGCGACGTCGTTGATGCTGGCCTCCCGCCGGGACATCAGACCCTCGGGGGTGAACTCCCACAACTCATTTCCGTAGCTGCGGTACCACTGGCCCGCTGCGTCGTGGCATTCGTACTGGAACCGCACCGCCATCCGGTTCCCCCGGAAGCCCCACAGGCTCTTGCGCAGTACATAGTCCAGTTCACGCTCCCACTTGGCGGTCAGGAACTCCACGATCTGCGCGCGCCCGACGACGTGCTGGTCTCGATTACGCCACTGCGAATCGGGTGTGTACGCCAGGCTGACCTTCTGCGGGTCACGCGTATTCCACGCATCCTCGGCGGCCTGAACCTTTTGCAGGGCTGTTTCCAGAGTGAAGGGCGGGAACGGCGGGCGGCTCGCGGGCGGGACGGGCGGGAGAGTTCCGGTCATACCACCTGTCTACCTGTCTAACCATGTGGCTATCGTGGCGGGCATGGACTTCGCACTGTCGGCCAAGGCCGCTGATTAC encodes:
- a CDS encoding RidA family protein, translated to MTSPENIVVPEWMQPMYDAHHFAPAVIDGDHLRCSGMMGLRPDLTLPAEPLAQFTLAFENLRGLLAEAGLTFADVVDITSYHVGLQQHIQAFGAVKDQFVAAPFPAWTAVGVTELAMGALVEIKIVARVR
- a CDS encoding acyl-CoA dehydrogenase family protein, whose product is MPVDRLLPTDDARDLIALTRDVADKVLDPIVDEYERDEKYPEGVMAQLGAAGLLSLPQPEQWGGGGQPYEVYLQVLEEIAARWAAIGVAVSVHSLSSHPLLAYGTEEQKKRWLPGMLSGEQIGAYSLSEPQAGSDAAALNCKATRDGDAYLLNGSKAWITHGGKADFYTLFARTGEGSKGISCFLVPADLDGLSFGKPEEKMGLHAVPTTSAFYDNARLPADRLIGTEGQGLSIAFSALDSGRLGIAAVAVGIAQAALDQAVRYANERTTFGRKIIDHQGLGFLLADMAAAVVSARATYVDAARRRDQGLPYSTQASVAKLIATDAAMKVTTDAVQVFGGVGYTRDFRVERFMREAKITQIFEGTNQIQRLVISRGLGS
- a CDS encoding alpha/beta fold hydrolase, which encodes MKLRIALGVLLLVVAALLLNELVVTKEHRQAEPFAGGHVLELDGPDLNVREYGPPGERAVVLLHGYSASIEWWESVAPQLARDQRVIAIDLVGHGGSEAPSDGAAYHSAEQATAVHNALVALGVRRAVLVGHSMGGAVSAELARQYPDLVERVVVSDTPAADDLVTMPLLGKMVCWPVIGPAMDLARGVDVISEGSLQTGFAADYPVPDYAHRSLERLTYTGLCDSTEGPHPTVETLAALGKPVLVLWGDEDVLTPTASNVERYTAAGLPPVVIKGSGHTPMVEQPDQFLAAVTPFLKTPAPAR
- a CDS encoding LCP family protein, with protein sequence MTAPAHSATAPRHRMPNRGVRAARRVAVGLTAVAVLAGTGAGWVTYHGALDGITTSNALEGGPVSAGDTENILIMGLDSRLDQHGNPLPEDIYEALHAGDETVGGYNANVLIVVHLPGDGGPATAFSIPRDDYVELAGCDVDPCKGKVKQAYGWAYQREMETLESSSSEDPSANEQQAREAGRRAQIATVRNLLGIPIDHFVEVTLGAFFQIAKAVAPITVCLNADTSDPYSGADFRQGVQQIDAAQAMAFVRQRRDVNDENFTDLDRTRRQQAFIAALVSALGKSGALSSPTMLRDLLNVTKQNVALDSGFDLANFASRASALTGEPPTLYTLPIKEFGQNSLGEDINLVDVPTIRKIVHDLVSKDDATSSSAPTAPAHVLEGHGAVLDVINASTYTGLAAQLEITFAANGFTEGQVGDAESLAAVTTIGYGTGAEAAAQSLADELGVIATPSSEVTAGTVKLTLGTDFPGEEYLTGSSESSSSTSSDESDSTWDSTWESTSESTEETTPSTPVTTVAATATGTKSAAPTDLSQMKVSGIPCVK
- a CDS encoding sensor histidine kinase, translated to MAGGRVVEFFTNQPVRVSALLRLPLIGLIVVLVSVWDVDHWLPVLYAVILSVYAAVAVLWLVVVFRGPMPGWAEWASTAVDVLVLVALCAVSGGATAALLPVFFLLPISVAFQDRPWLTALLGVSTALGYLAVWILYSERDDNVGLPDIVYMHVGFLAWLAVASTALSFVLARRSARVRTLMEVRRQLVSESTRADDLRNAELAEHLHDGPLQTLLAARLDLDEIRERIADPGLDRVHAALQETAVGLRSTVTALHPQVLAQLGLTPAVRELLRQYETRPDLTVRADLEDVGRPVGQALLYRAARELLANINKHAGATAISVGLYRSGERVVLTVADNGSGFDPSALAAAVAEGHIGLASLQVRIDAMGGSMAISSEAGFGTQVRVTL
- a CDS encoding response regulator yields the protein MAEKVRVVVGDDHPMFREGVVRALTSSGEIDVVAEADNGADALELIRTHQPEVALLDYRMPQLDGAQVAAAVSRDELPTRVLLVSAHDESAIVYTALQQGAAGFLSKESTRSELVNAVLSCAKGRDVLDPNLAAGLAGEIRRRNEPDVPALSPREREVLNLIAKGQSIPAMAKELFLAPSTVKTHVQRLYEKLGVSDRGAAVAEAMRRRLLD
- a CDS encoding LysR family transcriptional regulator — translated: MHLDELQWFVVLAETEHVTDAAAELGISQPTLSRALARLEEQVGVPLFDRVNRRLRLNAYGHILLEHARRSISEIRSATDRIAELRDPDTGTVRLAFLHSQAGWYVPDLLRRFRTEAPLVRFELFQGAAHEIVERLAGGEADLAITSPRPDGYRWRGLYMERLCLAVPREHRFARRSKIRLADAGAEPFVALAPDFGLRQLTDELCAEAGISPPVVFEAMEIPTMEGLVAAGFGVAVVPVPRPERAEPGAAYVPLSESSAKRQIGLTWNADRPLPPAAARLAEFIMQNVHELD
- a CDS encoding MFS transporter produces the protein MSSSLTSVDWQGHSRGSTEYRRLLAALFCAGVATFAQLYSPQAVLPLIAQDMGTGAAHAALIISAATVGLALGVIPWSALADRIGRVQAMTISITAATILGLIVPLAPGAALLLSGRFLEGLMLGGVPAVAIAYLTEEIDAGHAARAAGTYVAGTTIGGLAGRLVTGPIAEFAGWRVGVLVVAALCGLSAFAFVKLAPPARGFTPARTRNLGRRLAENLRSPRQLVLYSQGFLLMGGFVAMYNFLGFRLMAAPFNLPQTVVSLVFLAYLAGTWASARAGAEATRIGRKTVLLGSIATMIAGVAITLADNVFLVLIGLLIATAGFFGAHAIASGWVGAAAGDGRAQASSLYNLFYYAGSSVIGWVGGLAFDSAGWPAVAGTVMGLAVVSGVLALTLTARGEPRTYQSSISRPYSASGRGPK
- a CDS encoding nuclear transport factor 2 family protein; translated protein: MTGTLPPVPPASRPPFPPFTLETALQKVQAAEDAWNTRDPQKVSLAYTPDSQWRNRDQHVVGRAQIVEFLTAKWERELDYVLRKSLWGFRGNRMAVRFQYECHDAAGQWYRSYGNELWEFTPEGLMSRREASINDVAIDESQRRYFGPRPEAEYGRDIELW